CCAGGCTCCCCGAGGGCCCCTACAGCGCGAGCTCGCCAACCGTCGACCCCAAGTACCTCCCCCGGGGCCACCACGTCTGCTTCAGCATCGCCAATTTCGATTCTTTCGTGCAGACCCTCAAGGTGAATTCTTTTCTTACTCGGTCGACACAATGTTGCATTTGATATCTTGGGTGTGTTCGAATTCTTGAAATTGGAGCGATGGTGGTCGTTTAGGAGGTCTGGTCATTGTAGTAGCCCTGATAGGCAGATGGGCAGTGTTTCGATATGAATTGGATTCATATGTCTGATGAATGAAGTGCTTGCGGATGATATCTTTTCCTCGCGTAAGCTTTGCTGTTTGCGCGTGGACTTCTTCTGGGATGGTTGTTGTGCTGCTCGATTTGTTTTCAAGTCAATTTGGCTGCTGCCAAAATAGTAGGGGAAGTTTGAATTTTAGATAGTTCGGCACGAACATTTTGGCATTATGTTTGGTGATGTTTTATGTTCGAGTTCAGTACATTCTTTTACATGCTCTTTTCGTTGAAATTCATTTAGCGATCCATGGCTTTGCAGGAAAAAGGGATTGAAACTTTTCAGAGGGCTCTGCCGAATGGCAAGGTTAAGCagatcttcttcttcgatcCGGATGGTAAGCTCTTCTAGCTGCATTGTCCCTCAGTGCCACTGAATTGACATCTTGGCTTCCTCTGCGAAACTATCTTCTAATAAACAATAGAATCCGTGAGTTGTGCATTCCTGTTTGGGAAATAATTTCAATGTATCTTTCCTTGTGCAGGTAATGGCGTGGAGGTAGCGAGCAGGGAGGATCCTTGATTGGTGGTAGCTGTTCGTCGAATGCAGCGGAGGTCAGGATGTGGTGGATTGTATGTAAGGAACTATTACAAGACTTGTGAAATAGAATAAGTAGTACCCATGACCGATCATCCTGTGAGCATAATTCTATCTTTCGTGATCCCGATTCGCAACACAATCTGAACTTGATATTTGTATTGCTCTATGATCACTTGTGGTTGTGCATCATGCTATTTCAGTGCAACCAAAACCAAAATCCATTCGATTCAAATGAACAAGTATGATCCCCTTGTGGTGTACATATCATGCTGCCAAAACATCGAGTTGGCTATAGCAGGCTTTGAGAATTGCTGGTCCTTACTTACTTAAACTCTGTTTGGAAAGTTATGAGAATGGGTAAGAGGCTGGTGGGATTCGACGGGGTAGGGATGGCTATATTTTCAGGAAGTGTTTAGCCTGCCTGTGCCTGAAAAGGAAAGGGGCTAAACTCCAGTTCTTCCACTTTCATTCGTCCATTCGCCGAGATACAAGTTCGTTTATGTCACAAGAAGTTAGGAATACAACAAAAGATCCCATTTTGAAATCTAAGATCCAGGAGTTATTGAAATTTACTCATCCAGAATTTGTTTGGTTGAGAAAAcaaacataattttcttcatcacaTATGATTCGATAAGATAGATAAAGGGTGGGGCGAGAGAATTTGAGGAGAAGATTATTAAATATCCCCTCCCTCACCCTTTCACAACAGAGTACCTCTCGTTCTCCATCTAAGTTTTCGTCACCTccttcacaaaataaataatttaaaaaataatttcttaaaaataataatttatatttttaagagaatatttttcaaattaactcACCTccttcacaaaataaataatttgaaaaataatttcttaaaaatgatattttatatttgtaagagaacattttttaaattatttattttttatgaagtaAATGCATCCTTAATGTTAGGGACACACTTACGTTGCATTGACTTTTCGAAATGAGATGAATTGAATCTCCTATTTTTTGATGGGATGAACTTGGACGAACTATAATGTGATGGCAAATAGCCAAACTCCTAATGATAGCAAAAGATCAGTTAATTTCAGGTTTCCAATTTGATCCGATATTCTTGTGcgtttttccctttctttgcaGCCATCCAATTCCACTAAGTTTCGCTTGAAGATGCGTCCTATAATGGACAGATTTACAGTGTCCCCTTGCAAAATGGTGCAACTTGATGCCTAAATTCATCTTTCGCATTCAACACCGACTTTATTAATTTgttagaagtaaaaaaaaaaaaaaagaatgtgaaaaagtaaaaagccaGGTGGTTTGCCCGAAGTGTGCCACGTCCTCTAAAGTTCCACGTGTAAACATTTCCAAGTCTCGAGCAGCCATGTCTGCTCAGTGCCGCCACGTGTCTTGCCACGGATCACTCCCAACCCCCCACGACAAAAGCCATGTCACTGGAGCTCTTCATAAAGCATAAAACCGCCTCTGTTCGTCCGTCGTGGAACGCGAGTCAACGTAGTTAGCATTTAGCAAGCGCGCGTCATCGAAAGTAAAAATGAGCCAGGACCAGCTACGGAGGTTGGAGTAGGGCCAAGCCGTGCACGAGCCCATCAAGTATGGCGACGTCTTCCCCATCTCCGGCGACCTCGCCTCTGTTGGGGAGAACTTGAGTACAACAATTCACCACGGCCAAACGCAATCCAGGATCAATTTCTCTCTGATACTAAATTaacttaaaatctcttaacccccagcaacaaccagcaatgTATAGCCTCACAATATGCAAATATAACGCCGAAATaataagtagacaaagcaaataacgaTACTAAGGATTTAACGTGAAAAACTCGATGCGGGAAAAACCACGGACGGcccaaaaacatccactaatcaccaagaatagcaggatacataaagtattcttctctagtcaTACACTAGAGactcaacatcaacattacaataATCTTTTTCTCATCACATAGGTAGATAAACAagttttgagtaaaaaaatCTTAACCGTAACTGGAGAATTCGGAGACGGTTCTCGAtgaacaaaaaccatcaacttgtagccctcggtctcacgaacaacatactgaaatttgagccgattccgTCAATATTTGGCCTTTGAATTAAAGCTGCAAAGTTGTAGCCctcttactttcttttcttctccttctcttgc
This region of Eucalyptus grandis isolate ANBG69807.140 chromosome 8, ASM1654582v1, whole genome shotgun sequence genomic DNA includes:
- the LOC120287771 gene encoding uncharacterized protein LOC120287771; translation: MAAKGACLNHVSRESSDIRRLAEFYKEILGFEEVETPDFGFKVIWLSLPSTGFFLHLIERLPEARLPEGPYSASSPTVDPKYLPRGHHVCFSIANFDSFVQTLKEKGIETFQRALPNGKVKQIFFFDPDGNGVEVASREDP